From a single Eleginops maclovinus isolate JMC-PN-2008 ecotype Puerto Natales chromosome 18, JC_Emac_rtc_rv5, whole genome shotgun sequence genomic region:
- the cluha gene encoding clustered mitochondria protein homolog isoform X1, translating into MVSKTDDIPASVPNCNPVDLADEAGDGAQEDGKEASKTHLKDPCGCGHTADTAIMNGDGAHDHAEEAESKHDGNSEADGGEDSNEQEVIVIQDTGFTVKIQAPGTEPFDLQVSPQEMVQEIHQVLMDREDTCHRTCFSLQLDGNVLDNFAELKSIEGLQEGSLLKVVEEPYTVREARIHVRHIRDLLKSLDPSDAYNGVDCNSLSFLSVFTDGDLGESGKRKKKGNELEQIDCTPPEHILPGSKDRPLVPLQPQNKDLKPMQCLKVLTMSGWNPPPGNRKMHGDLMYLYMVTVEERHISVTASTRGFYLNQSTTYTFNPKPANHSFLSHSLVELLSQISPAFKKNFTALQKKRVQRHPFERIATPFQVYSWTAPQVDHAMDCVRAEDAYTSRLGYEEHIPGQTRDWNEELQTTRELPRKNLPERLLRERAIFKVHSDFAAAATRGAMAVIDGNVMAINPGEETRMQMFIWNNIFFSLGFDVRDHYRELGGDAAAHAAPTNDLNGVRAYGAVDVEGLYTLGTVVVDYRGYRVTAQSIIPGILEREQEQSVIYGSIDFGKTVVSHSKYLELLEKTSRPLKVQRHNVLNEKNEAVELCSSVECKGITGNDGRHYILDLLRTFPPDLNFLPVEGEELSPESKRQGFPRLHRHRLACLRQELIEAFVEHRYLLFMKMAALQLMQHKANKDAKSNVPAITETAEKPTEKKAETTQTPASESPSATEASTDSPSQTENNTAAAPQAAIDGEEKSSKPTTNGPLEPAATHNGECKSPLEGKELEESIPGLAQAKELAQTLVAEDGSCIDPKSREVVLNACKAVGSISNTSFDIRFNPDIFSPGVRFPEDAADDIQKQKQLLKDAAAFLISCQIPSLVKDCLDHSALPMDGATLTEALHQRGINIRYLGTVLDFVDKTPAKAQLEHFYRIGITELITRCAKHIFKTYLQGVELSALSAAVSHFLNCFLSSFPDAVAHLPPDELVSRRKSRKRRNRVPGGGDNTAWAGLTPSELWKNIASEASSYYHFTIECESVDLVVEKYGLQKSTLLREISIKTGIQILIKEYNFDSRHKPAFTEEDILNIFPVVKHVNPKASDAFHFFQSGQAKVQQGFLKEGCELINEALNLFNNVYGAMHVEICACLRLLARLNYIMGDHAEALSNQQKAVLMSERVLGIEHPNTIQEYMHLALYCFANGQLSTALKLLYRARYLMLVVSGEDHPEMALLDSNIGLVLHGVMEYDLSLRFLENALTINTKYHGARSLKVALSHHLVARVYESKAEFRSALQHEKEGYTIYKNQMGEAHEKTKESSEYLKYLTQQAVALQRTMNEIYKNGSNASITPLKFTAPSMASVLEQLNIINGIIFIPLSQKDLENLKAEVQRRQQLQELGKIEEPTEDRPLELDDKIPID; encoded by the exons GTATCTCCTCAGGAAATGGTACAGGAGATCCATCAGGTGTTGATGGACCGGGAGGACACCTGCCATCGCACCTGCTTCTCCCTGCAGCTCGACGGAAACGTGCTGGACAACTTCGCTGAGCTCAAGTCCATCGAGGGCCTGCAGGAGGGCTCACTGCTCAAAGTAGTGGAAG AGCCTTACACAGTGCGCGAGGCCCGCATCCATGTGCGCCACATCAGAGACCTGCTGAAGAGTCTGGACCCGTCAGACGCCTACAACGGAGTGGACTGCAACTCCCTCTCCTTTCTCAGCGTCTTCACTGATGGAGACCTCGGAG AGAGTGGTAAGCGAAAGAAAAAGGGCAACGAGCTGGAGCAGATTGACTGCACCCCCCCAGAGCACATCCTGCCAGGCAGCAAAGATCGCCCCCTAGTGCCCCTCCAGCCCCAGAACAAAGACTTGAAG CCGATGCAGTGCCTGAAAGTCCTGACCATGAGCGGCTGGAACCCCCCCCCTGGAAACAGGAAGATGCATGGTGACCTGATGTACCTGTACATGGTGACTGTGGAGGAGCGTCACATCAGCGTCACTGCCTCGACCCGCGGCTTCTACCTCAACCA ATCTACTACCTATACCTTCAACCCTAAGCCAGCCAACCACAGCTTCCTGAGCCATTCTCTGGTGGAGCTGCTGAGCCAGATAAGCCCTGCCTTCAAGAAGAACTTCACTGCCCTGCAAAAGAAAAG ggTCCAGAGGCATCCGTTTGAGAGGATAGCAACGCCTTTCCAGGTGTACAGCTGGACAGCTCCGCAGGTAGACCACGCTATGGACTGTGTTCGAGCTGAAGACGCCTACACCTCCCGTCTAGGTTACGAGGAGCACATACCTGGACAG ACCAGAGATTGGAACGAGGAGCTGCAGACCACCAGAGAGCTGCCCAGGAAGAACCTGCCTGAACGCCTGCTGAGGGAGAGGGCCATTTTCAAG GTCCACAGTGACTTTGCAGCAGCTGCCACACGAGGAGCCATGGCAGTCATCGATGGCAACGTTATGGCCATCAACCCAGGGGAGGAGACGCGCATGCAGATGTTTATCTGGAACAACATCTTCTTCAGCCTGGGCTTCGATGTACGGGACCACTATCGTGAGCTGGGTGGAGATGCTGCTGCTCACGCTGCACCCACCAATGACTTGAATGGAGTCCGAGCATATGGGGCGGTGGATGTGGAGGGTCTGTACACTCTGGGGACGGTGGTGGTGGACTACAGAGGCTACCGGGTCACCGCACAGTCCATCATCCCGGGTATCTTGGAGCGAGAGCAGGAGCAGAGCGTCATCTACGGCTCCATCGACTTCGGAAAGACGGTTGTGTCTCACAGCAAATacctggagctgctggagaagaCCAGCCGGCCACTCAAG GTCCAGAGGCACAATGTGCTGAACGAGAAGAACGAGGCAGTGGAGCTGTGCTCTTCTGTCGAATGTAAGGGAATTACCGGAAATGATGGCCGACACTACATCCTGGACCTTCTCCGTACCTTCCCTCCTGACCTCAACTTCCTGCCTGTGGAAGGAGAGGAGCTGTCTCCAGAGAGTAAGCGCCAGGGCTTCCCCCGCCTACACCGCCACCGCCTGGCTTGTCTACGCCAAGAGCTCATCGAGGCTTTTGTTGAGCACAG ATACCTTCTCTTCATGAAGATGGCCGCATTACAGCTCATGCAACACAAAGCAAACAAGGACGCTAAGAGTAATGTACCCGCCATCACAGAAACTGCTGAAAAGcccacagaaaaaaaagcagagacaACCCAGACCCCAGCATCAGAGTCCCCCAGTGCAACAGAGGCCTCCACAGACAGCCCAAGCCAGACGGAGAACAACACCGCTGCTGCTCCACAGGCAGCAATCGACGGTGAAGAAAAGTCCTCAAAGCCCACCACAAACGGGCCTCTAGAGCCTGCAGCCACCCACAATGGGGAATGCAAGAGCCCATTGGAGGGTAAGGAGCTTGAGGAAAGTATTCCTGGATTAGCTCAGGCCAAAGAGCTGGCACAGACCTTAGTTGCTGAAGATGGATCTTGTATTG ATCCCAAAAGCCGTGAGGTCGTCTTGAATGCCTGCAAGGCAGTCGGCTCAATCAGCAACACATCTTTTGACATTCGCTTCAACCCCGACATCTTCTCGCCAG GAGTACGTTTCCCAGAGGACGCTGCAGATGATATCCAGAAGCAGAAGCAGCTTCTCAAAGACGCTGCAGCCTTCCTGATTTCTTGTCAGATCCCATCACTG GTTAAAGACTGTCTGGACCACAGCGCTCTGCCCATGGATGGAGCCACACTGACCGAGGCCTTGCACCAGAGAGGCATCAACATTCGCTATCTGGGCACCGTCCTGGATTTTGTGGACAAAACCCCGGCAAAAGCCCAGCTGGAACACTTCTAT AGAATAGGAATCACTGAGCTGATAACCAGATGTGCAAAACACATCTTCAAGACATACCTCCAG GGCGTGGAGTTGTCTGCCCTGTCTGCCGCTGTAAGCCATTTCCTAAACTGCTTCCTGAGCTCCTTCCCTGACGCTGTCGCCCACCTGCCTCCTGACGAGCTGGTGTCACGCCGCAAAAGCCGCAAACGTCGCAACAGGGTCCCAGGCGGAGGAGACAACACGGCGTGGGCAGGCCTGACACCCAGCGAGCTGTGGAAGAACATCGCCTCCGAGGCCAGCAGCTACTATCACTTCACCATTGAGTG TGAAAGTGTGGATCTGGTGGTGGAGAAATACGGCCTCCAGAAAAGCACCCTGCTCAGAGAGATTTCCATCAAAACCGGCATCCAG ATTCTCATAAAGGAGTATAACTTTGACAGCCGCCACAAGCCTGCCTTCACAGAGGAGGACATCCTGAATATTTTCCCGGTTGTGAAGCATGTGAACCCCAAAGCCTCAGATGCCTTCCACTTCTTCCAAAGTGGCCAGGCCAAAGTGCAGCAAG GTTTTCTGAAGGAGGGATGTGAGCTGATCAACGAGGCTCTTAATCTTTTCAACAATGTGTACGGAGCCATGCATGTGGAGATCTGTGCCTGCCTGCGCCTGCTGGCACGCCTTAACTACATCATGGGAGACCATGCTGAG GCTCTCAGTAACCAGCAGAAGGCTGTTCTGATGAGTGAAAGAGTCCTGGGCATCGAGCACCCCAACACGATTCAAGAATAT ATGCACTTGGCTCTGTACTGCTTTGCCAATGGCCAGCTGTCGACCGCCCTGAAGCTGCTTTACCGTGCCCGTTACCTCATGTTGGTGGTCTCTGGGGAAGACCACCCCGAGATGGCGCTGCTAGAC AGTAACATTGGTCTGGTGCTGCACGGAGTAATGGAGTATGATTTATCGCTGAGATTCCTGGAGAACGCCTTGACTATCAACACAAAGTACCATGGAGCCCGGTCCCTCAAAGTGGCCCTCAG ccatCATTTGGTTGCGAGGGTTTATGAGAGCAAAGCTGAGTTCCGCTCTGCACTGCAGCATGAGAAGGAGGGTTACACCATCTACAAGAACCAG ATGGGCGAGGCACATGAGAAGACTAAGGAGAGCTCCGAGTACCTGAAGTATCTCACCCAGCAGGCTGTAGCTCTGCAGAGAACCATGAACGAGATCTACAAAAACGGCTCCAACGCCAGCATCACACCACTCAAG TTCACGGCTCCCAGCATGGCCAGTGTTTTGGAACAGCTCAACATTATCAACGGCATCATCTTCATACCGCTCAG CCAAAAGGATCTGGAAAACCTGAAGGCGGAGGTGCAGAGgcggcagcagctgcaggagctggGGAAGATCGAAGAGCCCACTGAGGACAGGCCACTGGAACTGGATGACAAAATTCCCATTGATTAA
- the cluha gene encoding clustered mitochondria protein homolog isoform X2: MVSKTDDIPASVPNCNPVDLADEAGDGAQEDGKEASKTHLKDPCGCGHTADTAIMNGDGAHDHAEEAESKHDGNSEADGGEDSNEQEVIVIQDTGFTVKIQAPGTEPFDLQVSPQEMVQEIHQVLMDREDTCHRTCFSLQLDGNVLDNFAELKSIEGLQEGSLLKVVEEPYTVREARIHVRHIRDLLKSLDPSDAYNGVDCNSLSFLSVFTDGDLGESGKRKKKGNELEQIDCTPPEHILPGSKDRPLVPLQPQNKDLKPMQCLKVLTMSGWNPPPGNRKMHGDLMYLYMVTVEERHISVTASTRGFYLNQSTTYTFNPKPANHSFLSHSLVELLSQISPAFKKNFTALQKKRVQRHPFERIATPFQVYSWTAPQVDHAMDCVRAEDAYTSRLGYEEHIPGQTRDWNEELQTTRELPRKNLPERLLRERAIFKVHSDFAAAATRGAMAVIDGNVMAINPGEETRMQMFIWNNIFFSLGFDVRDHYRELGGDAAAHAAPTNDLNGVRAYGAVDVEGLYTLGTVVVDYRGYRVTAQSIIPGILEREQEQSVIYGSIDFGKTVVSHSKYLELLEKTSRPLKVQRHNVLNEKNEAVELCSSVECKGITGNDGRHYILDLLRTFPPDLNFLPVEGEELSPESKRQGFPRLHRHRLACLRQELIEAFVEHRYLLFMKMAALQLMQHKANKDAKSNVPAITETAEKPTEKKAETTQTPASESPSATEASTDSPSQTENNTAAAPQAAIDGEEKSSKPTTNGPLEPAATHNGECKSPLEDPKSREVVLNACKAVGSISNTSFDIRFNPDIFSPGVRFPEDAADDIQKQKQLLKDAAAFLISCQIPSLVKDCLDHSALPMDGATLTEALHQRGINIRYLGTVLDFVDKTPAKAQLEHFYRIGITELITRCAKHIFKTYLQGVELSALSAAVSHFLNCFLSSFPDAVAHLPPDELVSRRKSRKRRNRVPGGGDNTAWAGLTPSELWKNIASEASSYYHFTIECESVDLVVEKYGLQKSTLLREISIKTGIQILIKEYNFDSRHKPAFTEEDILNIFPVVKHVNPKASDAFHFFQSGQAKVQQGFLKEGCELINEALNLFNNVYGAMHVEICACLRLLARLNYIMGDHAEALSNQQKAVLMSERVLGIEHPNTIQEYMHLALYCFANGQLSTALKLLYRARYLMLVVSGEDHPEMALLDSNIGLVLHGVMEYDLSLRFLENALTINTKYHGARSLKVALSHHLVARVYESKAEFRSALQHEKEGYTIYKNQMGEAHEKTKESSEYLKYLTQQAVALQRTMNEIYKNGSNASITPLKFTAPSMASVLEQLNIINGIIFIPLSQKDLENLKAEVQRRQQLQELGKIEEPTEDRPLELDDKIPID; this comes from the exons GTATCTCCTCAGGAAATGGTACAGGAGATCCATCAGGTGTTGATGGACCGGGAGGACACCTGCCATCGCACCTGCTTCTCCCTGCAGCTCGACGGAAACGTGCTGGACAACTTCGCTGAGCTCAAGTCCATCGAGGGCCTGCAGGAGGGCTCACTGCTCAAAGTAGTGGAAG AGCCTTACACAGTGCGCGAGGCCCGCATCCATGTGCGCCACATCAGAGACCTGCTGAAGAGTCTGGACCCGTCAGACGCCTACAACGGAGTGGACTGCAACTCCCTCTCCTTTCTCAGCGTCTTCACTGATGGAGACCTCGGAG AGAGTGGTAAGCGAAAGAAAAAGGGCAACGAGCTGGAGCAGATTGACTGCACCCCCCCAGAGCACATCCTGCCAGGCAGCAAAGATCGCCCCCTAGTGCCCCTCCAGCCCCAGAACAAAGACTTGAAG CCGATGCAGTGCCTGAAAGTCCTGACCATGAGCGGCTGGAACCCCCCCCCTGGAAACAGGAAGATGCATGGTGACCTGATGTACCTGTACATGGTGACTGTGGAGGAGCGTCACATCAGCGTCACTGCCTCGACCCGCGGCTTCTACCTCAACCA ATCTACTACCTATACCTTCAACCCTAAGCCAGCCAACCACAGCTTCCTGAGCCATTCTCTGGTGGAGCTGCTGAGCCAGATAAGCCCTGCCTTCAAGAAGAACTTCACTGCCCTGCAAAAGAAAAG ggTCCAGAGGCATCCGTTTGAGAGGATAGCAACGCCTTTCCAGGTGTACAGCTGGACAGCTCCGCAGGTAGACCACGCTATGGACTGTGTTCGAGCTGAAGACGCCTACACCTCCCGTCTAGGTTACGAGGAGCACATACCTGGACAG ACCAGAGATTGGAACGAGGAGCTGCAGACCACCAGAGAGCTGCCCAGGAAGAACCTGCCTGAACGCCTGCTGAGGGAGAGGGCCATTTTCAAG GTCCACAGTGACTTTGCAGCAGCTGCCACACGAGGAGCCATGGCAGTCATCGATGGCAACGTTATGGCCATCAACCCAGGGGAGGAGACGCGCATGCAGATGTTTATCTGGAACAACATCTTCTTCAGCCTGGGCTTCGATGTACGGGACCACTATCGTGAGCTGGGTGGAGATGCTGCTGCTCACGCTGCACCCACCAATGACTTGAATGGAGTCCGAGCATATGGGGCGGTGGATGTGGAGGGTCTGTACACTCTGGGGACGGTGGTGGTGGACTACAGAGGCTACCGGGTCACCGCACAGTCCATCATCCCGGGTATCTTGGAGCGAGAGCAGGAGCAGAGCGTCATCTACGGCTCCATCGACTTCGGAAAGACGGTTGTGTCTCACAGCAAATacctggagctgctggagaagaCCAGCCGGCCACTCAAG GTCCAGAGGCACAATGTGCTGAACGAGAAGAACGAGGCAGTGGAGCTGTGCTCTTCTGTCGAATGTAAGGGAATTACCGGAAATGATGGCCGACACTACATCCTGGACCTTCTCCGTACCTTCCCTCCTGACCTCAACTTCCTGCCTGTGGAAGGAGAGGAGCTGTCTCCAGAGAGTAAGCGCCAGGGCTTCCCCCGCCTACACCGCCACCGCCTGGCTTGTCTACGCCAAGAGCTCATCGAGGCTTTTGTTGAGCACAG ATACCTTCTCTTCATGAAGATGGCCGCATTACAGCTCATGCAACACAAAGCAAACAAGGACGCTAAGAGTAATGTACCCGCCATCACAGAAACTGCTGAAAAGcccacagaaaaaaaagcagagacaACCCAGACCCCAGCATCAGAGTCCCCCAGTGCAACAGAGGCCTCCACAGACAGCCCAAGCCAGACGGAGAACAACACCGCTGCTGCTCCACAGGCAGCAATCGACGGTGAAGAAAAGTCCTCAAAGCCCACCACAAACGGGCCTCTAGAGCCTGCAGCCACCCACAATGGGGAATGCAAGAGCCCATTGGAGG ATCCCAAAAGCCGTGAGGTCGTCTTGAATGCCTGCAAGGCAGTCGGCTCAATCAGCAACACATCTTTTGACATTCGCTTCAACCCCGACATCTTCTCGCCAG GAGTACGTTTCCCAGAGGACGCTGCAGATGATATCCAGAAGCAGAAGCAGCTTCTCAAAGACGCTGCAGCCTTCCTGATTTCTTGTCAGATCCCATCACTG GTTAAAGACTGTCTGGACCACAGCGCTCTGCCCATGGATGGAGCCACACTGACCGAGGCCTTGCACCAGAGAGGCATCAACATTCGCTATCTGGGCACCGTCCTGGATTTTGTGGACAAAACCCCGGCAAAAGCCCAGCTGGAACACTTCTAT AGAATAGGAATCACTGAGCTGATAACCAGATGTGCAAAACACATCTTCAAGACATACCTCCAG GGCGTGGAGTTGTCTGCCCTGTCTGCCGCTGTAAGCCATTTCCTAAACTGCTTCCTGAGCTCCTTCCCTGACGCTGTCGCCCACCTGCCTCCTGACGAGCTGGTGTCACGCCGCAAAAGCCGCAAACGTCGCAACAGGGTCCCAGGCGGAGGAGACAACACGGCGTGGGCAGGCCTGACACCCAGCGAGCTGTGGAAGAACATCGCCTCCGAGGCCAGCAGCTACTATCACTTCACCATTGAGTG TGAAAGTGTGGATCTGGTGGTGGAGAAATACGGCCTCCAGAAAAGCACCCTGCTCAGAGAGATTTCCATCAAAACCGGCATCCAG ATTCTCATAAAGGAGTATAACTTTGACAGCCGCCACAAGCCTGCCTTCACAGAGGAGGACATCCTGAATATTTTCCCGGTTGTGAAGCATGTGAACCCCAAAGCCTCAGATGCCTTCCACTTCTTCCAAAGTGGCCAGGCCAAAGTGCAGCAAG GTTTTCTGAAGGAGGGATGTGAGCTGATCAACGAGGCTCTTAATCTTTTCAACAATGTGTACGGAGCCATGCATGTGGAGATCTGTGCCTGCCTGCGCCTGCTGGCACGCCTTAACTACATCATGGGAGACCATGCTGAG GCTCTCAGTAACCAGCAGAAGGCTGTTCTGATGAGTGAAAGAGTCCTGGGCATCGAGCACCCCAACACGATTCAAGAATAT ATGCACTTGGCTCTGTACTGCTTTGCCAATGGCCAGCTGTCGACCGCCCTGAAGCTGCTTTACCGTGCCCGTTACCTCATGTTGGTGGTCTCTGGGGAAGACCACCCCGAGATGGCGCTGCTAGAC AGTAACATTGGTCTGGTGCTGCACGGAGTAATGGAGTATGATTTATCGCTGAGATTCCTGGAGAACGCCTTGACTATCAACACAAAGTACCATGGAGCCCGGTCCCTCAAAGTGGCCCTCAG ccatCATTTGGTTGCGAGGGTTTATGAGAGCAAAGCTGAGTTCCGCTCTGCACTGCAGCATGAGAAGGAGGGTTACACCATCTACAAGAACCAG ATGGGCGAGGCACATGAGAAGACTAAGGAGAGCTCCGAGTACCTGAAGTATCTCACCCAGCAGGCTGTAGCTCTGCAGAGAACCATGAACGAGATCTACAAAAACGGCTCCAACGCCAGCATCACACCACTCAAG TTCACGGCTCCCAGCATGGCCAGTGTTTTGGAACAGCTCAACATTATCAACGGCATCATCTTCATACCGCTCAG CCAAAAGGATCTGGAAAACCTGAAGGCGGAGGTGCAGAGgcggcagcagctgcaggagctggGGAAGATCGAAGAGCCCACTGAGGACAGGCCACTGGAACTGGATGACAAAATTCCCATTGATTAA